The following coding sequences lie in one Mycobacterium gordonae genomic window:
- a CDS encoding DUF3558 domain-containing protein, which translates to MRRKWAGLVLKQVVACGAVAALVSGVAGCSGSGDNKPGGPVPLSSGNAEGKHGPFFPQCGGVTDETVTQLTKISGLVNTAKNSVGCQWLAGGGISGPHFSFSWYRGSPIGRERKTEELSRASVEDININGHSGFIAVGNEPALGDSLCEVGIQFSDDFIEWSVSFSQKPFPPACDIAKELARQSIANSK; encoded by the coding sequence GTGCGGCGTAAGTGGGCTGGGCTCGTCTTGAAGCAGGTCGTGGCGTGTGGGGCGGTCGCGGCTCTGGTGTCCGGAGTGGCGGGATGCTCCGGTTCCGGTGACAACAAGCCGGGTGGACCGGTTCCGTTGAGTTCGGGGAACGCGGAGGGCAAGCACGGGCCCTTCTTCCCGCAATGCGGCGGCGTCACCGACGAAACGGTGACGCAGCTGACCAAGATCTCGGGGCTGGTCAACACCGCCAAGAACTCCGTGGGCTGCCAGTGGCTGGCCGGCGGCGGGATCTCGGGACCGCACTTCTCCTTCTCGTGGTACCGCGGCAGCCCGATCGGGCGTGAACGCAAGACCGAAGAGCTTTCCCGGGCCAGCGTCGAGGACATCAACATCAACGGTCACAGCGGCTTCATCGCCGTCGGCAACGAGCCGGCCCTGGGCGATTCGCTGTGTGAGGTCGGAATCCAGTTCTCCGACGACTTCATCGAATGGTCGGTGAGCTTCAGCCAGAAGCCCTTCCCGCCGGCCTGCGATATCGCCAAGGAATTGGCCCGCCAGTCGATTGCGAATTCGAAATGA
- a CDS encoding DUF3558 domain-containing protein yields MRAFQTVTAVLIAVLVVLTGCSRSVDGKAMKAGGAGVPRNDNSERQYPNLLKECEVLTTDILAKTVGADPLDIQSTFVGAICRWQAANPAGLIDITRFWFEQGSLSNERKVAEGLKYQIETRSIQGIDSIVMRPSDPNGACGVASDAAGVVGWWINPQAPGIDACGQALKLMELTLATNA; encoded by the coding sequence ATGCGTGCGTTCCAGACAGTGACGGCGGTGCTGATCGCCGTCCTGGTGGTGTTGACCGGGTGCTCCCGCTCCGTCGACGGCAAGGCGATGAAGGCAGGTGGCGCGGGTGTGCCGCGCAATGACAACTCCGAGCGGCAGTATCCCAACCTGCTCAAGGAGTGCGAGGTCCTTACCACGGACATTCTGGCCAAGACGGTGGGCGCCGACCCGCTCGACATCCAGAGCACGTTTGTCGGGGCCATCTGCCGGTGGCAGGCGGCCAATCCGGCCGGTCTGATCGATATCACCCGGTTCTGGTTCGAGCAGGGCAGCCTGAGCAACGAGCGCAAGGTTGCCGAGGGGCTGAAGTATCAGATCGAGACCCGCTCGATCCAGGGCATCGACTCGATTGTGATGCGCCCCAGCGATCCCAACGGCGCATGTGGTGTCGCCAGCGATGCGGCGGGTGTGGTCGGCTGGTGGATCAATCCGCAGGCGCCCGGAATCGACGCGTGCGGGCAGGCTCTCAAATTGATGGAGTTGACGCTCGCAACCAACGCCTGA
- a CDS encoding ABC transporter ATP-binding protein — translation MLLALLRQYILPYRAFVAVLMVLQSVSTLASLYLPTVNAAIIDDGVATGNTEAIMRLGVVMLVVTGVQALCAVGATYFGSRTGTGFGRDLRAAMFDHVLRFSEHETARFGASTLLTRSTNDVRQIVFLVQTSATVLVTAPIMCVGGVIMAIHQEAALTWLLLVSVPVMAVANYWIISHMLPLFRGMQRLIDGINRVLRDQLSGVRVVRAFTREEFERDRFARANTALSNAALGAGNWQALMLPVTTLTINLSSVALIWFGGLRIDAGQMQVGSLIAFLAYFAQILMAVLMATMTLAVLPRASVCAERITEVLSTSPAIESPRQPKFPPHPISGLVRLDALTFTYPGADYPVLQDVSLTARPGTTTAIVGSTGSGKSTLVSLICRLYDATAGNVTIDGIDVRDYDTERLWSAIGLVPQRGHLFTGTVADNLRYGAVPGQPVTDEHMWEALRIAAAAEFVRPHGLQMRVAQGGVNFSGGQRQRLAIARAVIRRPAIYLFDDAFSALDVHTDARVRTTLREEAGEATIIIVTQRVSTASQADQVIVVDKGSVVGTGSHEALLTECPTYAEFAASQTVSAGVGGTP, via the coding sequence ATGCTCCTGGCACTGCTGCGCCAGTACATTCTGCCGTATCGCGCATTCGTGGCGGTGTTGATGGTCCTGCAGTCGGTCAGCACGCTGGCTTCGCTGTACCTGCCCACCGTCAACGCCGCGATCATCGACGACGGCGTCGCCACGGGCAACACCGAAGCCATCATGCGGCTGGGCGTGGTGATGCTGGTGGTCACCGGTGTGCAGGCACTGTGCGCGGTGGGAGCCACCTACTTCGGCTCGCGCACCGGCACCGGCTTTGGAAGAGACCTGCGCGCGGCGATGTTCGACCACGTGCTGCGCTTCTCCGAACACGAGACCGCTCGCTTCGGGGCGTCCACCCTGCTGACCCGCAGCACCAACGACGTCCGGCAGATCGTGTTCCTGGTTCAGACCAGCGCCACCGTGCTGGTCACCGCACCGATCATGTGCGTCGGCGGCGTCATCATGGCCATCCACCAGGAGGCGGCGCTGACCTGGCTGCTGCTGGTCAGCGTCCCGGTGATGGCGGTGGCCAACTACTGGATCATCTCCCACATGCTGCCGCTGTTTCGCGGCATGCAACGACTGATCGACGGCATCAACAGGGTGCTGCGTGACCAACTCTCCGGCGTGCGGGTGGTCCGGGCCTTCACCCGCGAAGAATTCGAACGCGACAGGTTCGCCCGCGCCAACACAGCGCTGTCGAACGCGGCACTGGGCGCGGGCAACTGGCAGGCGCTGATGCTGCCGGTGACCACCCTGACCATCAACCTGTCCAGCGTGGCGCTGATCTGGTTCGGCGGCCTACGCATCGACGCGGGCCAGATGCAGGTGGGCTCGCTGATCGCCTTCCTGGCCTACTTCGCCCAGATTCTGATGGCCGTGCTGATGGCGACCATGACGCTGGCCGTGCTACCGCGGGCATCGGTGTGCGCCGAACGCATCACCGAGGTCCTGTCCACGTCACCGGCCATCGAAAGCCCCCGACAGCCGAAGTTCCCCCCGCATCCGATCAGCGGCCTGGTGCGTCTGGACGCCCTGACCTTCACCTATCCCGGCGCGGATTATCCGGTGCTGCAAGACGTCTCGCTGACTGCCCGGCCCGGCACCACCACCGCGATCGTCGGCAGCACCGGATCTGGCAAGTCGACGCTGGTGTCGTTGATCTGCCGCCTGTACGACGCCACCGCCGGCAACGTCACGATCGACGGCATCGACGTCCGCGACTACGACACCGAACGGCTGTGGTCGGCGATCGGACTGGTGCCCCAGCGGGGCCACCTGTTCACCGGCACCGTCGCCGACAACCTGCGGTACGGCGCGGTGCCCGGGCAGCCGGTCACCGACGAGCACATGTGGGAGGCGTTACGCATCGCTGCCGCAGCGGAATTCGTCCGGCCGCACGGGCTGCAGATGCGCGTCGCCCAGGGTGGCGTCAACTTCTCCGGCGGCCAGCGCCAGCGGTTGGCGATCGCGCGCGCCGTCATTCGCCGCCCGGCGATCTATCTGTTCGACGACGCGTTCTCGGCGCTCGATGTCCACACCGACGCGCGGGTGCGCACCACGTTACGGGAGGAAGCCGGCGAGGCCACCATTATCATTGTCACACAGCGAGTTTCGACCGCTTCCCAGGCCGACCAGGTGATCGTGGTCGACAAGGGCAGCGTCGTCGGCACCGGCAGCCACGAAGCGTTGCTGACCGAGTGCCCCACGTACGCCGAGTTCGCCGCCTCGCAAACGGTGAGCGCCGGAGTCGGGGGCACACCATGA
- a CDS encoding SixA phosphatase family protein has product MRHGKSAYPDGVPDHDRPLAPRGQREAGLAGDWLRANAPAIDAVLCSTATRTRETLSCTGIDAPVRYLGRLYGATPGTVIDEINRVEDDAATLLIVGHEPTTSSLALILADADTSNISAAEQISEKYPTSAIAVLHVPGSWAGLEPGGAALVEFHVPR; this is encoded by the coding sequence ATGCGACACGGCAAGTCGGCATACCCCGACGGGGTGCCCGATCATGACCGGCCGTTGGCCCCGCGCGGCCAGCGCGAAGCCGGATTGGCAGGCGATTGGTTGCGCGCCAATGCCCCGGCCATCGACGCGGTGTTGTGTTCGACGGCCACCCGAACCCGAGAGACCCTGTCGTGCACCGGAATCGACGCGCCGGTCCGCTACCTCGGGCGGCTCTACGGCGCCACTCCCGGCACCGTGATCGACGAGATCAACAGAGTTGAGGACGATGCTGCCACCCTGCTCATCGTCGGCCACGAACCGACGACATCCTCGCTAGCACTCATCCTCGCGGACGCCGACACCAGCAACATCTCTGCGGCGGAGCAGATCTCAGAGAAATACCCGACTTCGGCGATCGCCGTGCTACACGTCCCCGGCAGCTGGGCCGGCCTGGAGCCGGGCGGTGCCGCACTGGTCGAGTTCCACGTGCCGCGCTGA
- a CDS encoding AAA family ATPase yields the protein MKLHRLTLTNYRGIAHREIEFPDHGVVVVYGANEIGKSSMIEALDLLLESKDRSTRKDVKQVKPANADVGSEVTAEISSGPYRFVYRKRFHKKCETELTVLAPRRAQLTGDEAHERVRTMLAETVDTELWRAQRVLQASSTAAVDLSDCDALSRALDIAASQSVGDAASSGTEPLLIERIDAEYARYFTATGRPTGEWSAAQARLDAAKAAVAECASAMAEVDDRVHRHTELTRQSAELAQQCVAIGPRLAAAVAAADQVKVLTDEVREARLIAAAASATSTASTAAHAGRLALISEIDSRAALIAKSVAQAEDAAGHQAVAAREATACDAAAQEAVALLAAAHDRTEAARRALDRIAEREEADRLSARLARIDGIRRDLDPINQELSALVLTDEMLRRIEQAAASVDRAGDQLEMVSAVLEFTATADIELVVGAERVALPAGQSWAVTATGPTDVEVAGVLTTRVVPGATALDVRARYVAAQQELNAALEAAGVADVAAARSAGRRREELRSNRDRLTATLAGLCGEEDADQLRARVAQLQANQPAEPDLFAGDTASARAERDEAESARVAAQAECESRRQLAAAASRRLADAATRTAILTNDAAIQRAELDAAVTRLAGERASLGDEALAATADTERQAAHAAELRVAELNRALAAAKPDTIAAELAEAQKIAETVRERRDAANAALKEISIELAVLRSEGRKGRLDAAETELEHATSQHTRVGDRARAAQLLRSVMCRHRDDTRKRYVEPYRAELQRLGRPVFGPTFEIDIDSDLRILNRTLAGVTVSYESLSGGAKEQLGILARLAGAGLVAKEDAVPVVVDDALGFTDPDRLAKMGEVFDSVGAHGQVIVLTCSPSRYDGVTGAHRIDLNA from the coding sequence ATGAAGCTGCACCGGCTGACCCTGACGAACTACCGGGGCATCGCGCACCGGGAGATCGAGTTCCCCGACCACGGTGTCGTGGTGGTCTACGGCGCCAACGAGATCGGCAAGTCGTCGATGATCGAGGCTTTGGACCTGCTGCTGGAATCCAAGGACCGCTCGACGAGAAAGGACGTAAAGCAGGTCAAGCCCGCCAATGCCGACGTCGGTTCCGAGGTCACCGCCGAAATCAGCAGTGGCCCTTACCGCTTCGTGTATCGCAAGCGCTTTCACAAGAAGTGTGAGACGGAGCTGACAGTCCTCGCGCCGCGCCGTGCCCAACTCACCGGCGACGAGGCCCATGAACGGGTGCGAACGATGTTGGCCGAGACGGTCGACACCGAGCTGTGGCGCGCCCAGCGTGTGTTGCAGGCTTCCTCGACCGCGGCGGTGGATCTGTCGGACTGCGATGCGTTGTCGCGCGCTCTCGACATCGCCGCATCCCAATCCGTCGGCGACGCCGCATCGTCGGGTACCGAGCCGCTGCTCATCGAGCGGATCGACGCAGAATATGCGCGCTATTTCACCGCGACCGGCCGCCCGACCGGGGAGTGGTCGGCGGCGCAGGCACGCCTGGACGCCGCCAAGGCTGCGGTAGCCGAATGTGCCAGCGCGATGGCCGAGGTCGACGATCGGGTGCACCGCCACACCGAGCTGACGCGCCAGTCGGCGGAACTGGCGCAACAATGTGTGGCCATCGGCCCGCGGCTGGCCGCGGCGGTGGCCGCGGCCGATCAAGTCAAGGTGCTCACCGATGAGGTGCGCGAAGCCAGATTGATCGCTGCCGCTGCTTCCGCGACCAGCACCGCCTCGACCGCCGCGCACGCCGGGCGTCTGGCGTTGATCAGCGAAATCGACTCCCGCGCAGCATTAATCGCCAAATCAGTCGCCCAAGCCGAGGACGCGGCCGGCCACCAGGCGGTGGCTGCCCGGGAAGCCACCGCCTGTGATGCGGCCGCCCAGGAGGCGGTTGCGCTGCTGGCGGCCGCGCATGATCGCACCGAAGCGGCGCGCCGGGCCCTCGACCGCATCGCCGAGCGTGAGGAAGCCGACCGGCTCAGTGCCCGGCTGGCCAGGATCGACGGAATCCGACGCGACCTCGATCCGATCAATCAGGAATTGTCGGCTCTGGTGCTCACCGATGAGATGCTGCGGCGCATCGAACAGGCTGCCGCGTCGGTCGATCGGGCCGGTGACCAGCTCGAGATGGTCTCCGCCGTGCTGGAATTCACTGCCACCGCCGACATCGAGCTGGTGGTCGGCGCCGAACGGGTCGCGCTACCGGCCGGACAGAGTTGGGCGGTCACGGCCACCGGCCCCACCGACGTGGAAGTCGCCGGTGTGCTGACGACCAGGGTTGTCCCGGGCGCCACCGCACTCGATGTTCGAGCCAGATACGTTGCCGCGCAACAGGAACTCAACGCGGCGCTGGAGGCGGCAGGGGTAGCCGACGTCGCGGCCGCGCGGTCGGCCGGCCGGCGGCGAGAGGAACTGCGCAGCAATCGTGACCGGCTAACCGCCACGTTAGCGGGATTGTGCGGAGAGGAAGACGCGGACCAGCTACGAGCCAGGGTGGCGCAGCTGCAAGCGAATCAGCCCGCCGAACCTGATCTGTTCGCCGGCGACACCGCCAGCGCTCGCGCCGAACGGGACGAGGCCGAATCGGCTCGCGTGGCGGCCCAGGCCGAATGTGAGAGCCGGCGCCAACTGGCCGCCGCCGCTTCCCGTCGCCTCGCCGACGCCGCAACGCGCACAGCGATATTGACCAACGACGCGGCCATTCAACGTGCCGAGCTCGACGCGGCGGTGACCCGGTTGGCCGGGGAGCGGGCCTCGCTCGGTGACGAGGCTCTCGCGGCCACGGCCGACACCGAGCGTCAGGCGGCCCACGCCGCCGAGCTCCGCGTGGCTGAACTCAACCGGGCTCTTGCCGCGGCGAAACCGGACACGATCGCCGCCGAACTCGCCGAGGCTCAGAAGATCGCCGAAACGGTGCGCGAGCGCCGCGACGCCGCGAACGCCGCGTTGAAGGAGATCAGCATCGAGCTCGCGGTGCTACGCAGCGAGGGGCGGAAAGGCAGACTTGACGCCGCCGAGACGGAACTCGAGCACGCCACCAGCCAGCACACCCGGGTGGGCGATCGCGCGCGGGCCGCGCAGCTGCTGCGGTCGGTGATGTGCCGTCACCGCGACGACACCCGCAAGCGATATGTGGAGCCCTACCGGGCCGAGCTGCAACGCCTCGGCCGCCCGGTGTTCGGGCCGACATTCGAAATCGACATCGACAGCGACCTGCGAATCCTCAACCGCACCCTGGCCGGCGTCACCGTGTCCTACGAGTCACTGTCGGGCGGGGCCAAGGAGCAGCTCGGCATCCTGGCGAGACTGGCCGGCGCGGGCCTGGTCGCCAAAGAGGACGCCGTCCCCGTCGTCGTTGACGACGCTCTGGGATTCACCGACCCGGACCGGCTGGCGAAGATGGGCGAGGTATTCGACAGCGTGGGCGCGCACGGGCAGGTGATCGTGCTGACGTGCAGTCCCAGCAGATACGACGGTGTCACGGGTGCGCATCGCATCGACCTGAACGCATAG
- a CDS encoding PE family protein, translating to MSYLITAPAELSSAAQGLAGLATTIGAANGTASAATTTVVSAAADEVSTQIAALFARHGRAYQALGAQAVAFQAQFVDALTAAASAYTGAEAAGASPLQMVEDGVLGLLNAPTQALLGRPLIGNGTNGAPGTGQAGGPGGLLWGNGGNGGSGGANQAGGNGGAAGLFGNGGVGGVGGPGQSGGNGGAGGMLSGNGGAGGQGGAALAGVNGGLPGRGGDGGAALLFGDGGAGGQGGTGLAGAAGVNPTPTGAATPGSNAPAQSSKAGDVTAGNGGTGSPGGGGLTGGNGGAGGTVFSTAGGAIATGGAGGDGGTDGGAGGVGGAATMPVGISVGGNGGNGAAGVSPGTAGGAGGAGGAASIGAVNFAGSGGDGGGGADGAVGGNGGTGGVGGRGGAGGFLVGNGGAGGAGGIGGAGGTGAPGGSGGGGGAGGAGSSNGIFDRNFGGDGGSGNVGGNGGIGGLGGAGGQGGDGGAGGRLFGSGGSSGDGGAGGAGGFGGYGGVGGAGGAGGGGVSISTIAQGGVGGNGGNGGTGGGGGNGGAGGAPGATGGAGGLIGGAGGRGAIGSGGFGGLGGTGGAGGAGGQGGMGVAQNVAGTNGTAGGAGVSGLPG from the coding sequence TTGTCGTACCTCATTACAGCTCCAGCGGAATTATCCTCTGCCGCACAGGGGTTGGCTGGTTTGGCCACCACAATCGGGGCGGCTAACGGAACCGCCTCGGCAGCTACTACGACAGTGGTGTCCGCTGCCGCAGATGAAGTGTCGACTCAGATCGCGGCGCTGTTCGCCCGACACGGTCGGGCGTATCAGGCACTGGGAGCGCAGGCTGTGGCCTTCCAGGCCCAGTTCGTCGATGCGTTGACGGCGGCGGCAAGTGCGTACACCGGCGCCGAAGCGGCCGGCGCCTCACCCCTGCAGATGGTGGAAGACGGTGTCCTGGGTTTGCTCAATGCGCCCACTCAAGCGTTGCTCGGTCGTCCGTTGATCGGCAACGGCACCAACGGCGCCCCGGGTACCGGCCAGGCCGGCGGCCCCGGCGGCTTGTTGTGGGGCAACGGCGGTAATGGCGGTTCGGGCGGGGCGAACCAGGCCGGCGGCAACGGCGGGGCCGCCGGGCTATTCGGCAACGGTGGGGTCGGCGGGGTCGGCGGGCCTGGGCAGTCAGGCGGCAATGGTGGCGCCGGCGGGATGCTGTCGGGCAACGGCGGAGCCGGCGGCCAGGGTGGGGCCGCGCTCGCGGGTGTGAATGGCGGTCTGCCCGGTCGCGGCGGTGACGGCGGTGCCGCGCTTCTGTTCGGTGACGGGGGAGCCGGCGGGCAGGGTGGTACCGGTCTTGCCGGCGCAGCCGGCGTCAATCCGACGCCGACCGGCGCTGCCACCCCCGGCAGCAATGCCCCTGCGCAGAGTTCGAAAGCTGGCGATGTCACCGCGGGCAACGGCGGTACCGGCAGTCCCGGTGGCGGGGGTCTGACCGGTGGAAATGGTGGCGCAGGCGGCACCGTGTTTTCCACTGCCGGCGGGGCTATTGCGACTGGCGGTGCGGGCGGTGACGGTGGGACAGACGGCGGTGCGGGTGGAGTCGGCGGGGCAGCAACGATGCCCGTAGGCATCAGCGTTGGCGGTAACGGGGGCAACGGCGCCGCGGGCGTGTCCCCCGGCACCGCAGGTGGCGCAGGTGGCGCCGGCGGAGCCGCGAGCATCGGCGCGGTGAATTTCGCCGGCAGCGGGGGGGACGGCGGTGGTGGGGCCGATGGTGCGGTCGGGGGCAATGGGGGGACGGGCGGTGTTGGTGGACGCGGTGGTGCAGGCGGATTCCTCGTCGGTAATGGTGGTGCCGGGGGTGCCGGGGGCATTGGTGGGGCGGGCGGTACCGGCGCCCCGGGTGGGTCAGGTGGTGGCGGCGGTGCCGGCGGAGCAGGTTCCAGCAACGGCATATTTGATCGCAACTTCGGGGGCGACGGTGGTTCTGGCAACGTGGGTGGCAATGGCGGCATCGGGGGGCTCGGCGGTGCCGGCGGCCAAGGCGGTGACGGCGGCGCCGGTGGGCGACTGTTCGGCAGTGGCGGGTCCAGCGGAGACGGCGGGGCCGGGGGAGCCGGTGGTTTCGGTGGTTACGGCGGGGTCGGTGGAGCCGGTGGGGCCGGCGGAGGCGGCGTATCGATTTCTACCATTGCCCAGGGAGGTGTCGGCGGCAATGGCGGAAACGGCGGCACTGGCGGCGGCGGTGGTAACGGCGGGGCCGGTGGCGCACCCGGTGCCACCGGCGGTGCCGGTGGTTTGATTGGCGGTGCGGGTGGCCGCGGTGCCATCGGCTCCGGCGGCTTCGGCGGGCTCGGGGGAACCGGCGGGGCCGGCGGTGCGGGTGGGCAGGGCGGCATGGGCGTCGCACAAAACGTCGCCGGAACCAACGGAACGGCAGGCGGCGCAGGCGTATCCGGCCTGCCCGGTTGA
- a CDS encoding GMC family oxidoreductase — MDIQRDYVVIGTGSAGAVVINRLTADPGTEVAALEAGPGDTNRFIGIPAAFSKLFRSEVDWDYLTEPQPELNGRQIYWPRGKVLGGCSSMNAMMWVRGFGADYDEWARRADEHWSGAAALEYYRRIEDVSAAWHFVSGDDSGVTGPLHISRQRSPRPLTAAWLSATREYGYPAAQPNSAAPEGFCETVVTQRRGARYSAADAYLKPAMTRKNLTLLTEATATRIIFEGTRAVGVEYQHAGRTSVVHARREVVLCGGAVNSPQLLMLSGVGDRDQLAGHGIEIVCHAPEVGQNLIDHLVTPVGFDVDDGSLFSAEKPKQLISYLLRRRGMLTSNVGEAYGFIRSRPDLELPDLELIFAPAPFYDEALQPAAGHGVVFGPILVAPESRGQITLRSADPRDKPVIDPRYLSDPRDREAMMTGLRICAELAQTPSLRDVLGPVVRPRNCTGLDDATLELALTMCSHTLYHPMGTCRMGSDDTSVVDPQLRVRGVDGLRVADASVIPSTIRGHTHAPSVLVGERAADLIRS, encoded by the coding sequence ATGGACATTCAGCGTGACTATGTGGTGATCGGCACCGGCTCCGCCGGTGCCGTCGTGATCAATCGGCTGACCGCGGATCCGGGCACCGAGGTGGCGGCGCTCGAGGCTGGACCTGGCGACACCAACAGGTTCATCGGAATCCCGGCCGCGTTCTCCAAACTGTTCCGCAGTGAGGTCGACTGGGACTACCTCACTGAACCCCAGCCCGAACTGAACGGACGCCAGATCTACTGGCCCCGAGGCAAAGTGCTCGGCGGCTGCTCCTCGATGAACGCGATGATGTGGGTGCGTGGTTTCGGCGCCGACTACGACGAGTGGGCCAGGCGAGCCGACGAGCACTGGTCGGGGGCCGCCGCGCTCGAGTACTACCGGCGCATCGAGGACGTCAGCGCCGCATGGCACTTCGTCAGCGGTGACGACAGCGGCGTCACGGGCCCGCTGCACATTTCCCGTCAGCGCAGCCCGCGTCCGTTGACCGCGGCCTGGCTGTCCGCCACCCGCGAGTATGGATACCCCGCCGCGCAGCCCAATTCTGCTGCGCCCGAGGGCTTTTGTGAAACCGTGGTCACGCAGCGCCGGGGCGCCCGGTACAGCGCTGCCGACGCCTACCTCAAGCCCGCGATGACCCGCAAGAACCTCACCCTGCTCACCGAGGCCACGGCCACCCGCATCATCTTCGAGGGCACCCGCGCGGTCGGTGTGGAGTATCAACACGCCGGCCGCACCTCCGTCGTGCACGCCCGTCGTGAAGTGGTGCTCTGCGGCGGCGCCGTCAACAGTCCTCAGCTGCTCATGCTTTCGGGCGTCGGCGATCGCGATCAGCTCGCCGGGCACGGCATCGAGATCGTCTGCCACGCACCCGAAGTCGGGCAGAACCTGATCGACCATCTGGTCACACCCGTGGGGTTCGACGTCGACGACGGCAGCCTGTTCTCCGCGGAAAAGCCGAAGCAGTTGATCAGCTATCTGCTGCGGCGGCGCGGCATGCTCACCTCCAACGTCGGGGAGGCGTACGGATTCATCCGCAGCCGGCCCGATCTCGAGCTGCCCGACCTGGAGCTGATTTTCGCTCCGGCGCCGTTCTACGACGAGGCACTTCAACCCGCGGCCGGGCACGGTGTCGTCTTCGGCCCGATCCTGGTCGCGCCGGAGAGTCGCGGACAGATCACGTTGCGCTCCGCCGATCCGCGCGACAAGCCGGTAATCGACCCGCGCTACCTCTCCGATCCCAGAGATCGCGAAGCCATGATGACGGGTCTGCGGATCTGCGCGGAACTCGCCCAGACTCCGTCGCTGCGCGACGTGCTGGGACCAGTGGTGCGCCCGCGCAACTGCACCGGACTCGATGACGCCACCCTGGAGCTGGCCCTGACCATGTGCTCGCACACCCTGTACCACCCGATGGGCACCTGCCGGATGGGCAGTGACGACACCAGCGTGGTGGACCCGCAGCTCAGGGTGCGAGGCGTCGACGGGCTGCGGGTGGCCGACGCGTCTGTGATACCCAGCACCATTCGCGGGCACACCCACGCCCCGTCGGTGCTGGTAGGGGAGCGGGCCGCCGATCTGATCCGCAGCTGA
- a CDS encoding metallophosphoesterase family protein, with the protein MRFLHTADWQLGMTRHFLAGDAQPRYSAARRDAVAGLGALATEVGAEFVVVSGDVFEHNQLAPQVIGQSLEAMRAIGIPVYLLPGNHDPLDASSVYTGALFTSECPDNVVVLDRDGVHQIRPGVQIVAAPWRSKAPTTDLVADVLDGLPADGTTRVLVAHGGVDALDPDRAKPSLIRLANVEQALSDNVVHYVALGDKHSLTEVGDSGRVWYSGSPEVTNYDDVEADPGHVLIVDIDETHPHRPVTVEARHIGRWRFVTLHNQLDTSRCIADLDLNLDLMPDKDRTVVRLALTGSLTVTDRAALDACLDRYSRLFAWLGLWERHTDLAVVPADGEFDDLGIGGFAASAVEELIATARAGADDSGDAQAALALLLRLADRGAA; encoded by the coding sequence ATGCGGTTCCTGCACACCGCTGATTGGCAACTGGGTATGACCCGGCACTTCCTGGCCGGGGATGCCCAGCCCCGTTATTCGGCTGCCCGCCGTGACGCGGTGGCCGGCCTCGGCGCGCTGGCAACCGAAGTCGGTGCGGAGTTCGTGGTGGTGTCCGGCGACGTCTTCGAGCACAACCAGCTCGCCCCGCAGGTGATCGGCCAGTCCCTGGAAGCCATGCGCGCCATCGGTATCCCTGTCTACCTGTTGCCGGGAAACCACGACCCGCTGGATGCGTCGTCGGTCTACACCGGTGCGCTGTTCACCTCCGAATGCCCGGACAACGTCGTCGTGCTGGATCGGGACGGCGTGCACCAGATACGCCCCGGCGTACAGATCGTCGCGGCGCCGTGGCGGTCGAAGGCCCCCACCACCGATTTGGTGGCCGACGTCCTCGACGGGTTGCCCGCCGATGGCACCACCCGGGTGCTGGTTGCCCACGGCGGCGTCGACGCGCTCGACCCCGACCGTGCCAAGCCCTCGTTGATCCGGCTCGCCAACGTCGAGCAGGCCCTGTCCGACAACGTGGTTCACTATGTAGCGCTGGGCGACAAGCATTCGCTCACCGAAGTCGGTGATTCGGGACGAGTCTGGTACTCCGGGTCGCCGGAGGTCACCAACTACGACGATGTCGAGGCCGACCCCGGCCACGTCCTGATCGTCGACATCGACGAGACCCATCCGCATCGGCCGGTCACCGTCGAGGCTCGCCACATCGGCCGATGGCGTTTCGTCACCCTGCACAACCAGCTCGACACCAGCCGGTGCATCGCCGATCTGGACCTGAACCTCGACCTGATGCCCGACAAGGACCGTACGGTGGTGCGCCTGGCGCTGACCGGATCGTTGACGGTCACCGACCGCGCGGCGCTGGACGCCTGCCTGGACAGGTACTCCCGGTTGTTCGCCTGGCTGGGCCTGTGGGAACGCCATACCGATCTGGCCGTCGTACCCGCGGACGGAGAATTCGACGACCTCGGCATCGGCGGTTTCGCGGCGTCGGCGGTCGAGGAGCTCATTGCGACGGCCCGCGCCGGGGCCGACGACTCGGGCGACGCCCAGGCGGCGTTGGCCCTACTGCTACGGCTGGCGGACCGGGGCGCGGCATGA